The following is a genomic window from Sedimenticola thiotaurini.
ACCACGCATCATCACTTCGTGATTGCCCCGCCGTGAACCGTAAGAGTTGAAATCCTGTGGCGCCACCTGGTGGGCCTGCAGGTAGATGCCGGCGGGGCTGTCGATGGCGATGGCACCGGCGGGCGATATGTGATCGGTGGTGATACTGTCGCCCACTTTCACCAGACAGCGGGCATCGGTAATCGAATCCACGCCCGGTTGTTTCTGTGCAATATTTTCAAAGAAGGTGGGCTGACGTACATAGGTGGAATCGGCCCAGGCGTAGCGTTCACCCGTCTCAATCGGCAGATTGTTCCACACTTCGTTGCCGGTATAGACATCCTGGTACTTTTTGCGGAACATCGCCGCATCCAGTGACCCGGCCATCACCGCCTGGATCTCCTGGCTGTCGGGCCAGATGTCGGCCAGCTTCACCGGATTTCCCTGCGGATCCAGACCGAGCGGATCGTTGTACAGATCCACACTCATGTTGCCGGCCAGTGCATAGGCCACCACCAGCGGTGGAGAGGCCAGGTAGTTGGCCTGAACCTCCTGATGGATACGCCCCTCAAAATTGCGATTGCCGGAGAGTACCGAGGTGACCAGCAGGTTCCCGGCATTGATCCCCTGGCTGATCTCAGGGGCCAGTGGCCCGGAATTGCCGATACAGGTGGTACAGCCATAGCCAACCAGATAGAAACCCAGGGCCTCCAGCTCTTTCATCAGGCCGGCCCGCTGCAGATAGTCGGTCACCACCTTGGAACCCGGTGCAAAACTGGTTTTCACCCAGGGTTTGGTCTGCAAGCCGAGTCTGCGTGCGTTTCTGGCCAGCAGACCCGCGGCCACCAGCACCGCAGGATTGGAGGTATTGGTACAGCTGGTGATAGCGGCAATTACCACCGCCCCCTGCTCCAGGATGAAGGTCTCGCCCTGGTAGGTCACCTCTACTGCACCGTTATCACTCGGTGGATGTCCGCCCTCCTCTTCAAAATCGGTGACCACCTCGGCAGCCGATATCTGTTGGTGATGTTCGGAAAGGAGCTGATGAAAACGGCTGCTGGCATCGGTCAGGGGAATCCTGTCCTGAGGGCGTTTCGGGCCCGCAATTGATGGAACCACTTCGGACAGGTCCAGTGTCAACAGGGCGCTGTAATGGGCCTCTGGCGTATTGGCGTCATGCCATAAGCCCATCCGGCGCGCGTAGCTCTCCACCAGTTCCAGAGTGTGATCATCCCGACCGGTCAGTTGCAGATAACGGATGGTCTCGGCATCGATCGGGAAGATACCGCAGGTGGCCCCGTATTCCGGCGCCATGTTGGCTATGGTGGCACGATCGGCCAGGGAGAGATTGGTCAGCCCTTCGCCAAAAAATTCCACGAATTTTCCCACCACGCCAAACTCACGCAGCTGTTGGGTAACCGTCAGCACCAGGTCAGTGGCGGTGGCGCCTTCAGGCAGCTTACCGACCAGGCGGAATCCCACCACTTGGGGAATCAGCATGGTGATAGGCTGACCGAGCATGGCCGCCTCCGCTTCGATTCCTCCCACACCCCAGCCCAGCACGCCCAGGCCGTTAATCATGGTGGTGTGGGAGTCCGTGCCCACCAGGCTGTCCGGATAGGCCAGCTGTTCACCATCCTGCTGCCGGGTAAACACACCCCGGGCCAGGTACTCCAGATTCACCTGGTGCACAATGCCGGTGCCCGGAGGCACTACCTTGAAGTTCTCAAAGGCGGTCTGTCCCCAGCGCAAGAACTTGTAGCGTTCCAGATTGCGGGCGATCTCTATTTCCGTGTTCTGGCTTAGTGCATCCTTGGTGCCAAAGTGGTCCACCATGACCGAGTGATCAATGACCAGTTCCACCGGAGAGAGCGGATTGATACGGGACGCCGCTCCACCCAGTTCCACCATGGCATCGCGCATCGCCGCCAGATCCACGATAGCCGGCACCCCGGTGAAGTCCTGCAACAGCACCCGGGACGGCACAAAGGCGATCTCCTGGGATGGCTCTGCCTGGGGATCCCAGCTGGCCAGGAATTCAACATCCTCATCCGACACATAGTTCTCGTCCCCGTGCCGGAGCAGATTCTCCAGCAGTATGCGGAGCGAAAAAGGCAGTCGCTCAATGGCATAGCGCTGCTCAAGCTGGTCAAAGGGGTAGATGGTGTATTCGGTCTGTCCGACCATCAATTTTGCCGACTGGCTGTAGGTGCTGCTCATCGCCTGAAGTCTCCCGGGTCTGAATCTGGAATGCCGCAGTCGCGCGGTAGAGGTGTGACCGGAAATATTCCGATACACGGATAAGTTTAGCAGATCGCCGGTTACAGGGCGTACTCGGAAAGACCGCTTATCGACTTCCTACCCTGCATTCCACCGGGCTGTCGAAAAAGCACCACACCGGCCATATGCCGGATCCATCCGACCCGGTAAAACTTTTTCTCTCGAGCCGGGAATCTCTGGTGCTAATATTGGGTTGTGAAGAGATTAAAAGAAAAAAAACTGACCGACGCACCGTTGACCCTGGGCTGGCGGGAGTGGCTGGCCCTGCCGGAACTGGGCATTCCACGTATCAAGGCCAAGGTGGATACCGGTGCCCGAACGTCGGCCCTGCATGCGTTCTTTATCGATCCGTACCGGCATCAGGGCCGGGACCGGGTCCGCTTCGGCGTGCATCCCCACCAGCGGGACCGGGACAACGCCATCATCTGCACCGCTGATCTGCTGGAGCAGCGGGTAGTGAGCGACTCGGGTGGACATCGTGAAATGCGTTACGTGATCCAGACCGAGGTGGTGATCGGCTCACTCACCAAGCA
Proteins encoded in this region:
- the acnA gene encoding aconitate hydratase AcnA; amino-acid sequence: MSSTYSQSAKLMVGQTEYTIYPFDQLEQRYAIERLPFSLRILLENLLRHGDENYVSDEDVEFLASWDPQAEPSQEIAFVPSRVLLQDFTGVPAIVDLAAMRDAMVELGGAASRINPLSPVELVIDHSVMVDHFGTKDALSQNTEIEIARNLERYKFLRWGQTAFENFKVVPPGTGIVHQVNLEYLARGVFTRQQDGEQLAYPDSLVGTDSHTTMINGLGVLGWGVGGIEAEAAMLGQPITMLIPQVVGFRLVGKLPEGATATDLVLTVTQQLREFGVVGKFVEFFGEGLTNLSLADRATIANMAPEYGATCGIFPIDAETIRYLQLTGRDDHTLELVESYARRMGLWHDANTPEAHYSALLTLDLSEVVPSIAGPKRPQDRIPLTDASSRFHQLLSEHHQQISAAEVVTDFEEEGGHPPSDNGAVEVTYQGETFILEQGAVVIAAITSCTNTSNPAVLVAAGLLARNARRLGLQTKPWVKTSFAPGSKVVTDYLQRAGLMKELEALGFYLVGYGCTTCIGNSGPLAPEISQGINAGNLLVTSVLSGNRNFEGRIHQEVQANYLASPPLVVAYALAGNMSVDLYNDPLGLDPQGNPVKLADIWPDSQEIQAVMAGSLDAAMFRKKYQDVYTGNEVWNNLPIETGERYAWADSTYVRQPTFFENIAQKQPGVDSITDARCLVKVGDSITTDHISPAGAIAIDSPAGIYLQAHQVAPQDFNSYGSRRGNHEVMMRGTFANIRLRNQLAPGTEGSWTTHFPSGEQLSIFDAAERYKESGTPLVVLAGKEYGTGSSRDWAAKGPALLGVKAVIAESYERIHRSNLIGMGILPLQFAEGESAEKLKLDGTEYFSIPAITEGQESVEVSVRRDSGDRFSFMAKIRIDTPNEFAYYENGGILHYVLRQLANS
- a CDS encoding ATP-dependent zinc protease, translating into MKRLKEKKLTDAPLTLGWREWLALPELGIPRIKAKVDTGARTSALHAFFIDPYRHQGRDRVRFGVHPHQRDRDNAIICTADLLEQRVVSDSGGHREMRYVIQTEVVIGSLTKQIELTLTDRDTMLFRMLLGRTALRGDFLVDAERSFQAGTPVHPLSE